The genomic region CTCGTATTAATTTGTCctgaaatttcaaaagtttaaaaatagatACCATAAACAATGCCTCGCCTTTTCATCTATAAGTTAAAGATAACTCGACCAACAGGTTTTTTTATTCTTGCTGGTCGCGCCCTCTGctgaaaaaatactttaatgagTTAAGAGAAATCacgtacaaacaaatatatatatatggattggATAACGTGTATAAAAAAATACGTTTGCACTTAAACTCCAGATTATAATATTAGGTTTAACATTACTTGCGTCTTCcaacaagtttaaaacaaacttacgacacaaacacttataataaagttttgttttactttctggAGAAAAGCGACGAAACGCTAAATCAAAACTAGAAAACTTAAGTCATTAACGATAGTAGTTCTGTGTTGTAAAACTGAAAAACTGAACTATtaatacttctttcttctgtCTTGTAAGAAAGTTATATTACTATCATCCTAGCATTCCGGAACTGTCGTTGAATGCACGACGTCACTTCCGTTACTCCAGAGATTGATAAACATCTGTGATGTCGACATCACAAGTGGACCAACAAGAGAAACAATGGCGTAAGAGATGGCATTGACGAAGAGACCAGTCAAAATCTCGAGGAAACAATgaatgtaaaaaatgaaaataattaactgacCGCGGATGATCTTGCAGGAGGCAAAGTCTGGTCCGAGGACAATGGTGGATGACCCACCGATGATTTTAGGGGTGATAAGTTAACTGAAGGTGATTTTGCTGTCAAAACTGAAGCCAACAGTGGTGTTTTAGTAGACGAAGAAAGGGTTAACTGTGATTTTTGGAAGACGCTGACGAAAGAGACGAGGGTATTTTAGAATTTGATGACAAAGTAACCAATACTGGTCCCGAGTAAGCTAACGATGAAGTTGGTCTAGAGGAAGCTGACAAAGTGATGACCTGGGGTCTTTGTGATGACGACGAAACAGATGATGGTATTTTTGACGTAGAAGATGGAAGAGCAAACAAAGACCTCGAACTTGAGGATGTCAGAGGTACCTTGACAGATACTTCCGAGGCAGAATAACTGATACTAGTTGAGAGCTCATCAGACACTGCTGTGTCTCGTCGTGACACTTCCGTCCTGTTTTCGTCTTCAGGCGTTTGTAGCACGTCAGACGAAGAAGATAAATCAAAATCAGTACTACTCGAGACATCGCAATTGGGGCACTGGTCACTGTCCATACCTTTTATGTAGCACTTGTTGCAATGCTAAGAGAGAAAAACAGCTTTAAAAGGTAACACGTATGATGTAATTCGATCGCATAATAAAGCAACGGTTTGATACAATAAACGTCAAGCTCGTAACTGCAACCACCTTCAGGATATATAAACAGTAAGAGAAGAAAGTGGTTAACTTACGTCATTCGACGCACCACAGAATAACTAATTTACATCACAGAATGTGCTACCATCGAAACTATTAACAGAACTACATTACTActacaagacgtttataactttgtttttgaatatagcacaaagctactcgagggctatctgcgctagccgttcctattttagtagtgtaagactagagggaaggcagcgagtcatcatcaACTAcacagccaactattgggctactcttaccaacgaatagtgggattgaccctcaccttataacgccctgcagcggctgaaggggcgagcatgttaggtgcaatccagatatatatgtaatttatgtatttttcaaaatgtatttagaacTAGTCTGTGCAACTCAACGCCTTACATATGAATTTTCTGTaatgtttacaaacattaaatataacaaagctCCCTGGCACGTTTACGGACGTAAAACACTAAAATACCGGATTCGATTCCCTGCAGTGGACAGAGCGCACATAGCTCTACTGTGTGTAGTTTTGCGatcataacaacaaacaaacaatattatttatgatttacCAAAGCatcttttagaattttcacaCTAGCTATACACAACTTTCCCAAAGTTTCAAGCTGATAGAgtaggaggaaggcagctagtcaacaacacccgccgtaaactcttaggctactcctaTTTAACCAAACAATGGTATTcaaccatcactcttataacgcatccacggctccAACATGCTTAAACATAACGTACGTTGGTTTAGATGTGTTAAAGACATCTCTTCATTCACCTCTATTAATTTACTATATTTCCAGATGGTTATTTTTTGGATCAATTAGTTTTTGTTAAACTACCACCAGTCACTTAGAAAATACCAGCGAAATGCCATCTCAGTATAAAATCTGTTTTCACAcctgatttttttcatttattacagttGTCACTAgttctttctctctcttactGATGTGACTTATAATCAATTATTAATATTcacgtaaaataaatttaaaacgtaCAATTCGATTTAGATTTCACAGCTAGATTATTCGATATAGTACAATTAAGACCGATAGATTATTCTAGGTTTACGATGaattttagtttcaatatttattgataCGACTGTTTCTTTAATAgccttgtaaaaaaaataaaacttagaataACATACTTTATAATCAAATTTCTCCCTTGGCgtgtttctcttataacaaagccacatcgggctattcttctgagcccaccaaggagaatcgaacccctaatttaaggtttgtagacttaccgcagtaTTAGTGGAAGGCTCTTTCCCTGGCACAATACACGGATATGCTTATGATGCTAGCATTCGTAGTTTTGAGTGTGTAACAAGTCTGTCTCTCAGTGGTtcagaacttaaaacttacaatGTTATAATTTGGGGATTCAATTCTTGCAGATGGGAACAACACAGAATGTCACTCATGtttgcagctttgtgctcaaacaaaactatatatgaagttataaagaaaaactgataaACTAAAGTATGTTGATCTAAGGTGTTAAATAAGCTTTCGTGTCTCATCCACAAGCACAAAACTCTCTTCTTTAAGAAACCAACATACTGTACGATAGTAAAGACAACAAAATTATGACATACCATACAATGTTTCTCGTCCATTACACAACATTTCATGCACGTGTTGCAGTGGTTACGATGGGTTTACAGACTCTTCACACACGTAGCCTCGACACCAAGAGAACTGTAACTTCTTCCGACAGTTCCCATTTGGGCAGTCCCTAACCCAGGGACAACGTCCAATAAGGTGGCTATGTATCCACAGCAAGGCAGGACAACCGTTCCCAGCAGGTAACGCCTCAAATTTGTGACCTGagggaaagaaacaaaaaaacaaattaacaaaacagCGAACACAAATCTCACGtcacaaaccaaaataaataggACTTGTAAAACCTTGAATATAACAATTTCTacactcaataaaaaaaaaaaactattgataCCACATTAGGTTCATTGCAATGATTTACTCTTAacttctacacacacacacacacacacacacacacttcatctAAATTTATGCTATCATCATACAAACTATGCAGTCTTAcaagaaaattcaaatttaatcttGACTTTTAAATATCCAGTGTTTACCAAGAGTTGTCTTAATATTCATGACtttatagttatttaaaaaaccCACGAATCTAGGGTTTGTCCTCTCTGTGGTGGATGATAGTTTGGTCAGTTTGTTTTCTCAATAGCCCCCCCATGTTGGTCTTGACCAGCAGTTAGAATGATATGGATgatacaaactttatttaatttctagTCAGTCTGTCTTCTTCATAGCCACCTGTTGGTCTTGACCAGCAGTTGGAATGATATAGatattacaaactttatttaatttctggTCAGTCTGTCTTCTCGATAGCCGCCTGTTGGTCGACCAGTGGTTAGAAGGATATGAATGTTACTTTATCTAATTATGATCatattacacacacatgtatagtTATGTTAAATGTTGGTTACCATCATATTAGCATTTCAATCAGTTGACATAACACCCAACCATGAGAAGGCTTGATGTTTAATCAGTAAATAAAAGTGCATTATCAAATGATAGTGCCATATTAGGGTGCACTACATAAACTTCTAGtcactaaaacatttattactcgTAAATCGTGAGTAGTCCATTTCTTTTGgtcatttaaaacttttattaaccaAATACCATAAAATTTCCACATTTTTCAGAACTACTTACTGGTTTCTACATATTCTttcaaaaaacatataaaaaatgaaagtatGCAACAAGGGGGCAGTTTGAATAATTGCGTACCTTGTAGACGTTGTAAAGAAGACAAGGGTCACTAATGACCTTTTCCAGATCAATCTCCATAGATTCCAGGACATTGAGTGGATTATCACAATCTCCACACATGCAAGAAAGCATCGAACACTTTCTGATCATTTTGGCACAGGAACAACGACCCGTTCGACAACTTATACGACAGGAACACGTGGTTGGAGAATACAATGACTTGACATCTGGAGGAGCTTGGAGCATTTCCAATAGAGTTTTGTTCCTACTGTCTTCCAGAGgttctaaataaataatactacataaatatttgaagtataacagtaaacaaaacattaagttactgcttaaataaatttattaaaaagtcAACAATCTATTcgatgaaaaatattcaaaacaagaatTTCTTCAGAAAATAACGTTTCTGATCTATGTTCCTGTAACATTTACTCTAAAACAGCAAATATTGCTACATGACTGTTATCTAAATTCCAGTGCTGAATGTGTCCCTAAATAGCTCAAGAAGTAACCATGAGGAATTGTTACAACTCGGGATTCAATCCCTGCAACATAAAGACAgcactaaaacattaatttttcaaaaacagtttGTAATAAGGGATAAAACTAGTATAAGATGGTATAACATACCTACAACTggattaatgtattttgttcaatGCATCAAGTGCAACATTAAATCAATAAGTACTGTCATAATACTGGttggaagaaataaaacaaaaattatcaaatttcacaaggttattcaggTCAGTAAACTTACTCAGTCCACTTCACGTGAAGCATTATCTGTAATGTCTATCTTCTGTAGAAGTGCATGAATGCGAATCtagaaaaaacacaacagatgCCACGAGTGCATCAACCATGCATTAACAGTACCATACTGAAGTGGATCGATTATAATTTGCATAATTCTTATCCATATGAAATAGTCTTCGCTGGGTCCATATCTTGACTACATGTTCCAGTGTCAGAGTACAATTAACTTTTCTAATCCACATACCATAAAAATCATCTCAGGAAACATTGCCAGAAGTACAAGAATCAGCATCTCTAAGTGGGTAAATGTTCAAAGTAAAGAAGCAAAGGTCATCTTCAGGCAGTTTTGGAAAGTCTAAAACGACGTCATGAACTTCAGTCTTCCCCACAATGCCTTTTTGTGACTTAGTCTTTGGGACTCTGGAAGCAGTCTGTTGAAGTTTTGACAGTTCGATATCAGAGTTCTGCACGAGATTAGATCGaagattttaatgtaataacCAAAGAAAGAAATCTGTATGTCAGTGAGGAACATTCAAAGTAGTTGCCACTGCTTGGTGTGACCATCAACTGTTGCAAACACCAATGCACTTCAGTAACAGACTTTTATAACTTAGATTCTTCAACTGCGCATTGCctgcattttgaaaaatataaaactgacattcaAAACCACAGCCTGAAACAGCAATATCATGTAGTTGCATCCAACACTGAATCTTTAACATTCTGATGAAATACTGCAGCAGCAAtatgtggtcaaatacatcaaaagggtttgacctcccaagtccaaactgtaattaaaactcaaactggtcaagagatgacagagctatgggctaaaagttattaaatttcagAAACTCAGAGCCATCTACGAGGATAAAaggaacaacaaagaaacaagctaCAAAGTAAAACTGATACCGAGTACCTTGGTGAAAGAAGGATCTAAAAAATGTCCAAATCATTTTATCTTTCttgcttttctttttataatttagttgtttcaTTCTTTCCTGTCCGATTAGACAGATGAAAACACTCACTTTTAGCACACCGTCGTTTTGCTATGGGTTCTGTATCTGGTTCAGGCAGAGGGAGCTCTCCCAAGAAGGAACGTCCCTCTAGCGGCAGTTCTGTAAGATATTTGAATCGAGTGTCGAAGTGCCACAGATACATCTTCATTTTGCAGCTTGGTAATGACGTAGTGTTATCTGAATAAAGTTAAACTTCATACAAATGAACATCAACCAACTTTATAACCTGCTTAACTCTAcgaaatacactgtttatatggAGTATTTTCTAAATCCATCGTATGCTTGTTACTGTACATTTTCAGTACGTATATAACTCGTTCAAGTTGACGACAATCAAATcctaatgttagttatttttaaatgcacATCACTAAAGGTTAATTTTACTAACCATATAACTGATACATCACTCAAAATCTCGTTTTTCTTAAACCACAAAGTTGATAATTgtgaaaaacttagaaaaaatgtAGAAACTAGAGAATAATATAAGTAGAATAACTTCACCAACCTTATGCAGTGGACACGACTTAATTTCTCCATCTGTAACGTCTACCAGTTTGGAGGTATCGTATAGGTTAGCCGACGCAATAATTCCGACCCTCTGGTGGCGAACTCCAAGAAACATGGCCGGCTCTCGATCGACCAAGAGCTTAACTACATCACCTTCACACCTCATGGCCGTCACTGTCATAAATGGCACGACGATGCACGTCATTTTCTTAGTTCTTAAGTGTCCTGGTGATTCGAACTCGTACACGAACTTCCTAAAAAGTCCAACATCACGAATAAGAAGATGATTGGCTAAAAATCAACACTAACTGTATAGTAGTCTGCGATCGTAAACTGCACAATaacgttatatataattttatgaaatacaaaatcataCACTGCCGTCaagagtacaaaaatatttatattgacgtCACGTATACCACATAAACAGATATAGCATCACCTGCAACATGTACGGTTACTTccaacaatgtagaaaaaaataatggTCATTTTGCTAGACACAGTGTCTCCCCCAaactgtttgttgtgaatttcccacaaagctactcgagggcaatctgtgctagccatccctaatttagcagtgtaagactagaaagaaggcagctagtcatcaccacccaccgccaactgttgggctactcttttacaaacgaagagtgggattaaccgtcactttataatgccaccacggtttggtgcgacggggatgcgaacccgcgaccctcagactacgagtcgcacgccttaacacgtttgaccatgccgggccaaacccAAACTGTGTCGTAGCATGCTTGCAATCAccaagaaatttatatttaataatgtaaatttattatgtttcaaatttttaaattttgtttcttcgaTACACACAGCATAACAGTAATGTGTGCCTATCCTAGTCATGAGGGTGCCACCAAGCTTGTCACATGGCCTAATGGCTGAAAACGTTCTGGAAGCACGGGTCCGGAAAACAGGGTTTATGGCGTCCTGTAGAGCATGCATTATAATAATGATACGTCAATACTAAAGGCTTGGCTAACTTCACCGTACAGaacataaaacacaacaatactaGTTTTTAGCTaatgttataacatattttaacacgacaataccgtgtttctccgataataagacctacccataaaataagacctagtgtgatttttggggatagttttaatataagccctacccttaaaataagccctagttaagagtggcaggaagaggaaagaaataaaaaaataatttattaattagtttaatagttagttaattagtttgtttaagtattaatcagttagtttaataatagtttattttaaatggttagtttaatacttttactttgtaacttcattttttaatatatcaaaataagacatcccccgaaaataagccctagtgtcatattttggagtgaaaattaatataaaccctgtcttattttcggagaaacacggtagtctCCAAACAACTGAGTGATTCTcaattatattaacttt from Tachypleus tridentatus isolate NWPU-2018 chromosome 1, ASM421037v1, whole genome shotgun sequence harbors:
- the LOC143233434 gene encoding uncharacterized protein LOC143233434, translating into MKCCVMDEKHCMHCNKCYIKGMDSDQCPNCDVSSSTDFDLSSSSDVLQTPEDENRTEVSRRDTAVSDELSTSISYSASEVSVKVPLTSSSSRSLFALPSSTSKIPSSVSSSSQRPQVITLSASSRPTSSLAYSGPVLVTLSSNSKIPSSLSSASSKNHS